The DNA sequence GCGAGTGCAGCGAGCACCTATCTATCCAAATATTTCATATAAGTATCCAAATCTTTATCCCCTCGTCCGGAAAGACAAATGACTAAGACGTCGTCGGCGTTGTACTTCATCTTGTCTAAAGCGGAGAAGGCGTGGGCGGTTTCCAAGGCGGGGATAATCCCTTCTGTTCGGCTGACATCTAAGGCTGCTTTGAGTGCTTCTTCGTCGGTTACATGGATCGCTTCGGCACGGCCTGTTTTGATCAGGTGGGCATGCATAGGGCCGATACCTGGATAATCCAGTCCGGCAGAGATGCTGTAGGGTTCGATAATCTGACCATCTTCTGTTTGCATCAGCAGCGTGCGGCTGCCGTGGATCACGCCTTCTGTTCCCAGAACGCTGGTGGCAGCAGATTCTCCCGAGTCAATTCCAAGACCAGCAGCTTCAACGGCAATCAGGCGTACCCGTTCGTCATTGAGGTAGTGATAGAAGGCTCCAGCAGCATTACTCCCTCCTCCTACACAGGCAATCACTGCATCGGGATAATCTCTTCCGGTATGTTCCTCCAACTGGTAGCGCATCTCTTCCGAAATCACCGACTGAAAACGGGCGACCATATCCGGATAAGGATGGGGCCCCACCACCGAGCCAATGATGTAATGCGTATCGGTAGGATTGTTGATCCAATCGCGGATGGCCTCATTGGTAGCGTCTTTGAGGGTGCGGCTGCCACTCATGGCAGGGCGAACTTCAGCACCTAGCATCCTCATTCTGGCTACGTTGGGAGCTTGTCGGGCAATGTCTACTTCGCCCATGTAGACGATGCACT is a window from the Lewinella sp. LCG006 genome containing:
- the trpB gene encoding tryptophan synthase subunit beta, whose translation is MKTIAVDEHGYYGDFGGAYIPEMLYPNVEELRQTYLSMMQEEKFQRDFQHLLRDYVGRPTPLYLAKRLSERYGVTIYLKREDLNHTGAHKINNTIGQILLAQRLGKKRIIAETGAGQHGVATATVCALMGVECIVYMGEVDIARQAPNVARMRMLGAEVRPAMSGSRTLKDATNEAIRDWINNPTDTHYIIGSVVGPHPYPDMVARFQSVISEEMRYQLEEHTGRDYPDAVIACVGGGSNAAGAFYHYLNDERVRLIAVEAAGLGIDSGESAATSVLGTEGVIHGSRTLLMQTEDGQIIEPYSISAGLDYPGIGPMHAHLIKTGRAEAIHVTDEEALKAALDVSRTEGIIPALETAHAFSALDKMKYNADDVLVICLSGRGDKDLDTYMKYLDR